In Polynucleobacter sp. MWH-S4W17, a genomic segment contains:
- a CDS encoding 2-dehydropantoate 2-reductase: MKICVIGGGGAIGGYLAVMLARAGNEVTVVARGATLAAIKERGLALIMDDQPEPLVAQVKAVEKIGDAETPDVVILAVKAHQVEPIIDDLAAIMGPETILIPMQNGIPWWYFQKLSGEYQDHSVETVDAGGIAKNAINPNNIIGCVVYPATFTQAPGVIRHVEGNRFPLGELDGTTTERIQKISEMMGAAGFKSPILDDIRSEIWLKLWGNMTFNPISSLTHGTLEGICQYPLTKELARNMMAEAQTIAEKLGVTFRVDIERRIAGAEKVGKHKTSMLQDLEAGRSLEIDALLGSVIELGKITQTPTPCLNTVFALTKYLDENVQASKGSLALPSVSGY, from the coding sequence ATGAAAATCTGTGTGATCGGCGGGGGTGGCGCTATTGGCGGTTACTTAGCTGTCATGTTGGCGCGAGCGGGCAATGAGGTAACGGTTGTTGCGCGCGGTGCTACTTTGGCCGCAATTAAAGAGCGTGGCCTAGCTTTAATTATGGATGACCAACCAGAGCCTTTGGTTGCCCAAGTTAAAGCGGTGGAAAAAATTGGTGATGCCGAGACTCCTGATGTTGTGATTCTTGCGGTGAAGGCTCATCAAGTAGAGCCGATCATTGATGATTTGGCGGCCATTATGGGTCCCGAAACTATTTTGATCCCAATGCAGAACGGAATTCCTTGGTGGTATTTCCAGAAGTTGAGCGGTGAATATCAAGATCATTCAGTGGAAACAGTGGATGCTGGTGGTATCGCTAAGAATGCCATTAACCCAAATAACATTATTGGTTGCGTAGTCTATCCAGCAACCTTTACTCAAGCGCCTGGCGTGATTCGTCACGTTGAAGGTAATCGCTTTCCATTGGGTGAGTTGGATGGCACAACGACTGAGCGCATTCAGAAGATATCGGAGATGATGGGCGCAGCTGGATTTAAGTCCCCTATTCTGGATGACATTCGCTCTGAGATCTGGCTCAAACTATGGGGCAATATGACTTTCAATCCAATTAGCTCTTTGACGCATGGAACCTTGGAAGGCATCTGCCAATACCCATTGACCAAAGAGTTGGCTCGCAACATGATGGCCGAAGCGCAGACGATTGCCGAGAAGTTGGGTGTGACTTTCCGTGTGGATATCGAGCGTCGTATCGCTGGTGCTGAAAAAGTCGGTAAACACAAAACTTCCATGTTGCAAGACCTGGAAGCGGGTCGTAGCTTAGAGATTGATGCTTTATTGGGGTCAGTGATTGAGCTGGGCAAGATCACCCAAACCCCAACACCTTGCTTGAATACCGTATTTGCTTTGACTAAATACTTGGATGAAAACGTCCAGGCCTCTAAAGGTAGCTTGGCATTGCCATCGGTATCAGGCTACTAA
- a CDS encoding fumarylacetoacetate hydrolase family protein, with translation MAQWLRFQHQGKSGLGQVQGDQIAVYEGDLFKGPKATGETLKLADVTIDIPCTPSKMVAMVDNFHALVTKLEHAVPAEPLYFLKGNNSFLAANQVIRTPKSYSGKVVYEGELGIVIGKRCHEVDEAEAAQAIFGYTCINDVTAIEILNRDPGYAQWTRSKSFNTFGVFGPYITTDVDPSKLTIKTILNDQERQNYPIADMIFAPAKLVSLISQDVPLEAGDIIACGTSVGVGSMKPGSNVSIIIDGVGQLDNRFE, from the coding sequence ATGGCTCAGTGGCTTAGATTTCAGCATCAAGGAAAAAGTGGTTTAGGACAAGTACAGGGCGACCAAATCGCAGTGTATGAGGGTGACTTATTTAAAGGACCCAAGGCCACAGGCGAAACACTCAAGCTGGCTGATGTAACGATTGATATCCCATGCACTCCTTCCAAGATGGTTGCCATGGTCGACAACTTCCATGCACTGGTAACGAAGCTTGAGCATGCCGTACCTGCAGAGCCTTTGTACTTTCTCAAGGGAAATAACTCCTTCTTAGCCGCCAACCAAGTGATTCGTACCCCCAAGTCCTATTCCGGAAAAGTTGTTTATGAAGGAGAGCTTGGCATTGTGATTGGCAAGCGCTGTCATGAGGTCGATGAGGCGGAAGCAGCTCAAGCCATCTTTGGCTATACCTGCATTAATGATGTTACCGCGATTGAAATCCTGAACCGCGACCCTGGTTATGCACAGTGGACTCGCTCTAAGAGTTTTAATACCTTTGGCGTATTCGGCCCTTACATCACTACCGATGTAGATCCGAGTAAGCTAACGATCAAAACCATTCTCAATGATCAAGAGCGTCAAAACTATCCGATTGCGGACATGATTTTCGCACCCGCAAAATTAGTGAGCCTCATTTCCCAAGATGTACCGCTTGAAGCTGGAGATATCATTGCTTGCGGTACTTCCGTTGGTGTGGGCTCCATGAAGCCTGGTAGCAATGTCAGCATCATTATTGATGGGGTTGGCCAACTAGATAATCGCTTCGAATAA
- a CDS encoding glycine/betaine/sarcosine/D-proline family reductase selenoprotein B: MSKISELIFAPERDQPIRYIERTRSYYLGLGYENPYVWAHYIDVPFTPLKKPLAQSVLGLITTAVPHDPSKGPQGQGAPYNAAAKFYQPYQQSIEGSIDLRIAHVGVDRKNANMEDSHCWFPLDAAKRAVASGRIGGLSENFYGLPTNRSQRHTLEIDAPRVLEMIKADGVNVVALIPNCPICHQSQSLLARYLEAAGISTVVMGAAKDIVEYCGVPRLMFSDFPLGNAAAKPNDVPSQDLNFELALRLLESAPAARTTVQSPLVWSEDPSWKLDYSNLEQLLPQEIARLREEAEQVRMTARELRLNTLGS, encoded by the coding sequence ATGTCTAAGATTTCTGAACTCATATTTGCACCAGAACGGGATCAGCCGATTCGCTATATAGAGCGCACCCGCAGCTACTACTTGGGTTTAGGCTATGAGAATCCGTATGTATGGGCTCACTATATTGATGTGCCATTTACTCCGCTGAAAAAACCACTTGCGCAATCTGTCTTGGGTCTCATTACTACGGCCGTTCCTCATGACCCCAGTAAAGGACCTCAAGGCCAGGGCGCTCCTTACAATGCTGCAGCCAAGTTTTATCAGCCCTATCAACAGTCGATCGAAGGAAGTATCGATTTACGAATTGCCCATGTTGGGGTTGATCGCAAGAATGCCAATATGGAAGATAGCCATTGTTGGTTCCCGCTGGACGCCGCTAAACGAGCGGTTGCATCTGGAAGAATAGGCGGGCTTTCAGAAAACTTCTATGGCTTGCCGACCAATCGAAGTCAGCGCCACACATTAGAGATTGATGCCCCCCGCGTTTTAGAGATGATAAAAGCCGACGGTGTCAATGTAGTGGCATTAATTCCGAACTGCCCAATATGTCATCAGAGCCAAAGTTTATTAGCGCGTTACTTAGAGGCTGCAGGCATTTCAACAGTCGTGATGGGCGCCGCTAAAGACATTGTTGAATATTGTGGGGTGCCACGACTAATGTTTAGTGATTTTCCGTTGGGTAATGCGGCTGCAAAACCAAATGATGTGCCTTCTCAGGATTTGAATTTTGAGTTGGCATTACGGCTTTTGGAGTCGGCTCCTGCAGCCCGCACAACGGTTCAATCACCATTGGTATGGTCAGAAGATCCTTCGTGGAAACTAGATTATTCCAATCTAGAGCAGTTATTGCCGCAAGAAATTGCACGTTTGCGTGAAGAGGCGGAACAGGTCCGAATGACTGCGCGTGAACTCAGATTGAATACTTTGGGATCTTAG
- a CDS encoding polyprenyl synthetase family protein — MTSTVKTNDLSQILAPIALDFKALDEVIRQRLASKVALIDQISSYIIQAGGKRVRPALLMLVAKALANGKETPHTLEMSAVVEFIHTATLLHDDVVDESTLRRGRETANAAFGNAASVLVGDFLYSRAFQMMVGPNDLRVMQILSDATNTIAEGEVLQLLNMNDPEVDEASYLQVIRYKTAKLFEASTELGAILANASDTQREQAAAFGRHIGTAFQLMDDLLDYTANAAQMGKNAGDDLREGKPTLPLIYLLENGSNEERLLVRAAIEQNQDLPDDVFTQILAAVQNSGALDYTQAAAKREADLALACLKDFPSNEASAALEALCAYSLTRQT, encoded by the coding sequence ATGACGAGCACTGTCAAAACCAATGACTTAAGCCAAATTCTGGCCCCAATTGCCTTAGATTTCAAGGCCTTAGACGAGGTTATCCGTCAGCGTTTAGCATCAAAAGTTGCCTTAATTGACCAAATCTCGAGCTATATCATCCAGGCTGGCGGCAAGCGGGTCAGGCCCGCCCTGTTGATGTTGGTGGCCAAAGCCCTCGCCAATGGCAAAGAAACACCCCACACCCTGGAAATGTCGGCTGTAGTTGAATTCATCCACACCGCTACCCTGCTTCATGATGATGTAGTTGATGAATCTACCCTGAGAAGAGGTCGCGAGACTGCCAATGCCGCTTTTGGCAATGCTGCCAGTGTTTTAGTGGGCGACTTCTTATATTCCCGAGCCTTCCAAATGATGGTTGGCCCAAACGACCTTCGAGTCATGCAAATTTTGTCAGACGCAACCAACACGATTGCCGAAGGCGAAGTTTTGCAACTTCTCAATATGAATGACCCAGAAGTAGATGAAGCAAGTTATTTACAGGTCATTCGCTATAAAACGGCCAAGCTTTTTGAAGCCTCTACTGAGCTTGGCGCCATCCTAGCCAACGCCTCCGATACGCAACGCGAACAAGCTGCTGCATTTGGACGTCACATCGGTACGGCTTTTCAGTTAATGGATGACTTGCTGGACTACACCGCTAATGCTGCACAGATGGGAAAAAATGCCGGGGATGATTTACGCGAAGGTAAGCCTACGCTGCCACTGATTTACTTGCTAGAAAACGGTAGTAATGAAGAACGTCTTTTAGTGCGCGCAGCAATTGAACAAAACCAAGATTTACCAGATGATGTGTTTACACAAATCCTTGCCGCCGTCCAAAACTCTGGCGCTCTAGATTACACACAAGCAGCAGCCAAGCGTGAGGCCGACCTGGCCTTAGCCTGCCTAAAAGACTTCCCATCAAATGAAGCCAGTGCTGCGCTGGAAGCTCTGTGTGCCTACTCTCTTACGAGGCAAACCTAA
- the rplU gene encoding 50S ribosomal protein L21 — protein MYAVIKTGGKQYKVAAGEKLKIEQIPAEIGSEITLDQVLAVGEGASLKLGDPLVNGAAVMATVVSQGRHDKVTIFKMRRRKHYQKHQGHRQNFTEILINTIKA, from the coding sequence ATGTACGCGGTCATAAAAACCGGTGGCAAACAATATAAAGTTGCTGCAGGCGAAAAATTGAAAATAGAACAGATACCAGCGGAAATCGGCAGCGAAATCACTCTTGACCAAGTCCTCGCCGTTGGCGAAGGCGCTTCACTGAAATTAGGTGATCCATTGGTTAATGGTGCAGCTGTGATGGCCACTGTCGTCTCCCAGGGACGTCACGATAAAGTGACAATCTTTAAGATGCGCCGTCGCAAGCATTATCAAAAGCACCAAGGCCATCGTCAGAATTTCACTGAAATTTTGATCAACACGATTAAAGCCTAA
- the rpmA gene encoding 50S ribosomal protein L27, which produces MAQKKGGGSTRNGRDSESKRLGVKVFGGEHINAGSIIIRQRGTRVHPGANVGIGKDHTLFALIDGQVEFGVKGALKKAQVSVLPRS; this is translated from the coding sequence ATGGCACAGAAAAAAGGCGGCGGCTCAACACGAAATGGCCGCGACTCAGAATCGAAACGCTTAGGCGTTAAGGTATTTGGCGGCGAGCATATTAATGCTGGCAGCATCATCATTCGTCAACGTGGCACACGTGTTCATCCAGGTGCTAACGTTGGTATTGGCAAGGATCACACTTTGTTCGCCTTGATTGACGGACAAGTGGAATTCGGCGTTAAGGGTGCTTTGAAGAAGGCCCAAGTTTCAGTCTTGCCTCGTTCATAA
- the obgE gene encoding GTPase ObgE, whose translation MKFIDEARIEVIAGQGGAGSASMRREKFIEFGGPDGGDGGKGGSVWAIADRNINTLIDYRYAKTHTAKNGEPGRGADCYGRAGDDIELRMPVGTIIADYETGEPIADLTTHGERLCLAQGGVGGWGNIHFKSSTNRAPRQKTNGKEGERRKLKLELKVLADVGLLGMPNAGKSTLITAVSNARPKIADYPFTTLHPNLGVVRVGAERSFVIADIPGLIEGAAEGAGLGHRFLRHLQRTGVLLHLVDIAPFDANVDPVADAVAIVNELRKYDEALVEKPRWLVLNKVDMIPEEDRKKVVADFIKRFKWKGPVFEISALTGLGCDKLCYSLQDYLDSVRRDRDDADERAQDPRYQDQLEDKKPD comes from the coding sequence ATGAAATTTATAGACGAAGCACGTATCGAAGTGATAGCAGGGCAAGGTGGCGCCGGGAGTGCCTCTATGCGCCGCGAAAAGTTCATTGAATTTGGCGGGCCTGATGGTGGAGACGGTGGCAAAGGCGGTAGCGTCTGGGCAATAGCCGATCGCAACATCAATACCTTGATTGATTACCGCTACGCAAAAACACATACTGCAAAAAATGGTGAGCCTGGTCGTGGCGCAGATTGCTATGGCCGCGCTGGTGACGATATCGAGTTACGGATGCCAGTTGGCACAATCATTGCCGACTATGAAACTGGTGAACCCATTGCTGACTTAACTACCCATGGTGAGCGCTTATGTTTGGCGCAGGGCGGTGTTGGTGGTTGGGGCAATATTCACTTTAAGAGTAGTACGAATAGGGCGCCACGTCAAAAGACGAATGGCAAAGAAGGTGAACGCCGTAAGCTGAAGCTCGAATTAAAAGTATTGGCCGACGTTGGTTTATTGGGTATGCCTAATGCGGGTAAATCTACCTTGATTACTGCAGTTTCGAATGCTCGTCCAAAGATTGCGGATTATCCATTCACTACTTTGCATCCAAATTTGGGTGTAGTGCGTGTGGGAGCTGAACGCAGTTTTGTGATCGCTGATATTCCTGGTTTGATTGAAGGCGCGGCTGAAGGCGCTGGTCTGGGTCATCGCTTCTTGCGCCATTTACAACGTACAGGCGTATTGCTGCATTTGGTTGATATTGCTCCATTTGATGCAAATGTTGATCCAGTGGCAGATGCTGTAGCGATTGTGAATGAATTGCGTAAGTACGACGAAGCTTTGGTTGAGAAGCCGCGTTGGCTAGTCTTAAATAAAGTGGACATGATTCCAGAAGAAGATCGCAAGAAAGTCGTTGCTGACTTTATAAAGCGCTTTAAATGGAAAGGCCCCGTCTTCGAGATCTCAGCCTTAACAGGCTTGGGTTGCGACAAGCTTTGCTATTCTTTACAGGATTATTTGGATTCTGTACGTCGTGACCGAGATGATGCGGATGAGCGCGCTCAAGATCCGCGTTATCAAGATCAGCTAGAAGATAAAAAACCAGATTAA
- the proB gene encoding glutamate 5-kinase, with protein sequence MNAKKTQRIVVKVGSSLVTNNGEGLDHAAIAMWAEQMAGLLKAGHEVLMVSSGAIAEGMQRLGWTKRPQEIHQLQAAAAVGQMGLVQVYESCFARFNLRSAQVLLTNADLADAERNANARATLDTLLKLGVVPIINENDTVVTDEIKFGDNDSLAALVTNLIHADLLVILTDQGGLFTADPRQNPNATLLADAVAGDPALEKMAGGAASELSKGGMLTKVLAAKIAVQTGAATVIASGREPHVLTRLMAGEKIGTYLAPAPNNL encoded by the coding sequence ATGAACGCTAAAAAAACTCAACGGATTGTTGTCAAAGTAGGATCTAGCCTAGTCACCAATAATGGTGAAGGCTTGGATCATGCTGCGATTGCAATGTGGGCTGAGCAAATGGCTGGGCTATTAAAGGCAGGTCATGAGGTGTTGATGGTGAGCTCAGGCGCTATTGCTGAAGGCATGCAGCGTCTGGGTTGGACTAAGCGCCCACAAGAAATTCACCAACTACAAGCCGCTGCTGCAGTCGGTCAGATGGGTTTGGTTCAGGTTTATGAAAGCTGTTTTGCGCGCTTCAATCTCCGTAGCGCTCAGGTCTTGCTGACTAATGCAGACTTAGCTGATGCTGAACGGAATGCCAATGCTAGAGCTACCCTCGATACTTTGTTGAAGTTGGGTGTAGTTCCCATCATTAACGAGAATGACACAGTAGTAACCGATGAAATTAAGTTTGGTGACAACGACAGCCTTGCCGCTTTAGTAACCAATTTAATTCATGCGGATCTTTTGGTGATTTTGACTGATCAAGGCGGTCTGTTTACTGCAGATCCACGTCAAAATCCAAATGCCACCTTGCTTGCAGACGCTGTTGCGGGAGATCCTGCTTTAGAAAAAATGGCGGGTGGTGCCGCTAGTGAGCTCAGTAAGGGTGGTATGTTGACTAAGGTACTGGCAGCAAAGATTGCCGTACAAACCGGCGCAGCTACCGTGATTGCCTCTGGGCGCGAACCTCATGTGCTTACTCGCCTAATGGCGGGCGAGAAAATTGGGACCTATTTGGCCCCAGCCCCAAATAATCTTTAG
- a CDS encoding CNP1-like family protein: MTISLKRLYLSCCTAIFGIALSACGGDALISGEDPFAPMVFKEGTTTMPLSPPNQATLLPFYVSQHTIFKFAVDTDSILIGADGVTRYIVVLTSPSGSVQTQYEGIRCDSFQWRLYGTLENGAWKENPLSTWRNIQSNVPNRYQAALAQGAFCNFSSQEKNINTILKSLNPNGFTGQTKPTNSFGVVN, translated from the coding sequence ATGACTATTTCTCTGAAGCGCCTGTATCTCTCTTGCTGCACCGCAATCTTCGGCATTGCATTATCTGCATGCGGCGGAGATGCCCTCATTAGTGGCGAAGATCCATTTGCACCCATGGTATTTAAAGAGGGTACAACTACTATGCCCTTAAGCCCACCGAACCAGGCTACCTTACTGCCTTTTTATGTTTCTCAGCACACCATCTTTAAATTTGCCGTAGATACTGACTCTATTCTGATTGGTGCCGATGGAGTGACTCGCTATATTGTCGTGCTCACAAGTCCAAGCGGTAGCGTGCAGACTCAATATGAAGGCATTCGTTGTGATTCATTTCAGTGGCGGCTTTATGGCACTTTAGAAAATGGCGCCTGGAAAGAGAATCCCTTGTCTACTTGGCGCAATATTCAAAGCAACGTACCCAATCGCTATCAAGCAGCTTTAGCACAAGGAGCTTTTTGTAATTTCAGCTCTCAAGAAAAAAATATCAATACGATTCTTAAATCGCTCAACCCCAATGGATTCACTGGTCAAACAAAACCAACTAATTCCTTTGGCGTAGTCAACTAA
- a CDS encoding RNA pyrophosphohydrolase: MLDREGYRPNVGIVLLNSRNEVFWGKRVGQHSWQFPQGGIQHGESPEQAMYRELQEEVGLLPEHVQIIGRTRDWLRYDVPEEYLRRQHATRVHRAAYRGQKQIWFLLRLVGLDSDIQLRASEHPEFDAWRWVPFWIQLDAVIGFKREVYQLALSELARFLSRGMRMQQLAWGSPLDLIQSFYGGSHEHPKDDNPNDQST, translated from the coding sequence ATGCTTGACCGTGAAGGGTATCGCCCGAATGTCGGCATTGTCCTCCTCAACAGCCGTAACGAGGTTTTCTGGGGAAAACGCGTTGGGCAGCATTCGTGGCAGTTCCCGCAGGGCGGGATTCAGCATGGTGAAAGCCCTGAACAGGCTATGTACCGCGAATTGCAAGAGGAGGTTGGCTTACTGCCGGAGCATGTCCAAATTATTGGACGCACCAGGGATTGGCTTCGCTACGACGTCCCTGAGGAATACTTGCGCCGCCAACATGCCACTCGGGTCCATAGAGCAGCATACCGCGGTCAAAAACAAATTTGGTTTCTCTTGCGTCTCGTAGGTCTAGATAGCGATATCCAACTACGCGCTTCAGAACACCCCGAATTCGATGCCTGGCGCTGGGTACCCTTCTGGATTCAACTAGATGCAGTCATTGGCTTTAAACGTGAAGTTTATCAACTTGCGCTTTCAGAATTAGCGCGTTTCTTATCCCGTGGCATGCGTATGCAGCAACTTGCCTGGGGATCCCCTCTTGATTTAATTCAGTCTTTTTACGGTGGCTCTCACGAACATCCGAAAGACGACAACCCAAACGATCAATCCACATGA
- a CDS encoding proline--tRNA ligase — translation MKASQSFLATLKEAPSDAEVVSHKLMVRAGLIRKLSAGIYNYLPLGLKVIRKVENIIREEMNRAGAIELLMPMIQPAELWQETGRWEKMGPELLRIKDRHDRDFLIQPTSEEVITDLARNEIKSYKQLPVNFYQIQTKFRDERRPRFGIMRGREFSMKDAYSFDRDVEGLKKSYQMMFDAYTRIFKRMGLQFRAVTADNGAIGGSGSQEFHVIADTGEDAIVYCPSSDYAANLEAAESLALISTRAAAAAAMAKVPTPDKTNCADVAKFLNIPLESTVKSLLFAADQEKGPAKLFMLLVRGDHELNEVKVSKIPGMAESRFATEAEIKQACNAPAGYLGPVGVSADVTVVADRTVANMADFVCGANDAGHHLTGVNWGRDLSEPLVLDIRNAVIGDPSPDGKGVVDICRGIEVGHVFQLGTRYSEAMGCTYLDQQGKAQPMVMGCYGIGVTRLLGAAIEQGHDEKGIIWPISMAPFEVVICPMGYEKSEAVKVACDQLHDELLAAGVDVILDDRNERPGAMFADWELIGAPFRVVIGDRGLADSQVEFKGRTDAESENIPLNDIKAKVIAAVQAAKILVN, via the coding sequence ATGAAAGCCTCACAATCATTTCTCGCCACGCTAAAAGAAGCCCCCTCCGACGCTGAGGTGGTTTCGCACAAACTCATGGTACGTGCAGGTTTAATTCGTAAGCTCAGCGCAGGCATTTACAACTATTTGCCGCTGGGTTTGAAGGTTATCCGCAAAGTAGAAAACATTATTCGTGAGGAAATGAATCGTGCTGGCGCAATTGAATTACTCATGCCAATGATTCAGCCTGCTGAGTTGTGGCAAGAGACTGGTCGTTGGGAAAAAATGGGTCCAGAGTTGCTGCGCATCAAAGATCGCCATGATCGCGATTTTTTGATTCAGCCAACTTCTGAAGAGGTCATTACTGATTTGGCTCGAAATGAGATTAAGAGTTACAAGCAATTGCCAGTGAACTTCTATCAGATACAGACCAAGTTCCGTGATGAGCGTCGCCCTCGTTTTGGCATCATGCGTGGTCGTGAGTTCAGCATGAAGGATGCCTACTCATTTGATCGCGATGTTGAGGGTCTCAAGAAGTCTTATCAAATGATGTTTGATGCTTACACCCGCATCTTTAAGCGTATGGGCCTTCAGTTCCGTGCGGTAACCGCAGATAATGGCGCCATTGGTGGCTCTGGCAGTCAAGAGTTTCATGTGATTGCCGATACTGGTGAAGATGCGATTGTGTATTGCCCTAGCTCTGATTACGCAGCCAATTTAGAGGCGGCCGAGTCTTTAGCTTTAATTTCTACACGTGCCGCTGCAGCTGCTGCGATGGCCAAAGTGCCAACGCCTGACAAGACAAATTGCGCAGATGTAGCAAAGTTCTTAAATATTCCGCTTGAGAGCACAGTGAAGTCACTATTGTTTGCTGCGGATCAGGAAAAAGGTCCAGCTAAGCTATTTATGTTGTTGGTGCGCGGTGACCATGAGCTTAACGAAGTCAAAGTAAGCAAAATTCCGGGTATGGCTGAATCACGTTTTGCTACTGAAGCAGAAATCAAACAAGCTTGTAATGCGCCTGCAGGTTATTTAGGTCCCGTCGGAGTAAGTGCTGACGTGACTGTTGTTGCTGATCGCACGGTCGCTAATATGGCCGACTTTGTCTGTGGCGCCAATGATGCTGGTCATCACTTGACTGGTGTGAACTGGGGTCGCGATTTGTCTGAGCCTTTAGTGTTGGATATTCGTAACGCGGTGATCGGTGATCCTTCGCCGGATGGCAAAGGGGTTGTTGATATTTGCCGCGGCATTGAAGTGGGTCACGTATTTCAATTGGGTACTCGTTATTCAGAAGCAATGGGTTGCACTTACTTGGATCAACAGGGCAAAGCCCAGCCGATGGTGATGGGTTGTTACGGGATCGGTGTTACTCGTTTGCTTGGCGCTGCAATTGAGCAGGGCCATGATGAGAAGGGTATTATCTGGCCGATCTCAATGGCACCCTTCGAGGTGGTCATTTGCCCAATGGGTTACGAGAAATCAGAAGCCGTTAAAGTCGCATGCGATCAGTTGCATGACGAGCTATTAGCAGCTGGCGTTGATGTGATTCTGGATGATCGCAATGAACGCCCAGGCGCGATGTTTGCTGACTGGGAGTTAATTGGCGCACCATTCCGTGTAGTGATTGGTGATCGTGGTTTGGCAGACTCTCAAGTCGAATTTAAGGGCCGCACGGATGCTGAGTCCGAGAACATCCCACTAAATGACATCAAAGCAAAAGTGATTGCTGCAGTTCAAGCAGCGAAGATCTTAGTTAATTAA
- the ffh gene encoding signal recognition particle protein — protein sequence MLENLTDRLSRVVKTMRGQARLTEDNTAEMLREIRLALLEADVALPVVKSLLEQIKFKALGEEVVGSLSPGQALVGVVQRELAQVMMGDTNQSGELNLATQPPAVILMAGLQGAGKTTSVGKLAKWLKEKKKKKVLTVSCDVYRPAAIEQLETVTKQVGAEFFPSDISQKPNDIAVAALDWARRHYFDVVIVDTAGRLGIDEALMQEIKTLHASLNPIETLFVVDAMLGQDAVNTAKAFHEALPLTGVILTKLDGDSRGGAALSVRQVTGVPLKFIGVAEKMDGLEAFDAERMANRILGMGDILALVEQAQQHVDVAKAEKLASKISKGGFDLEDFRDQLMQMQKMGGMASLMDKLPSQMAQAASKANLSNADKQTTRMRGIIDSMTPRERRKPELLKASRKRRIAAGSGVEVQEVNRLLAQFEQMQTMMKQFKGGKMARTMATMAAKGAAKGIGGLFKK from the coding sequence ATGCTAGAAAACCTCACCGACCGCCTATCACGCGTTGTTAAAACAATGCGGGGCCAAGCCCGCCTCACTGAAGACAATACCGCAGAAATGCTGCGGGAAATCCGTTTGGCCTTGCTAGAGGCTGACGTAGCGCTGCCAGTAGTGAAGTCACTGCTTGAGCAAATCAAATTTAAAGCCCTTGGCGAGGAAGTGGTTGGGAGCCTCAGTCCTGGACAAGCTCTGGTTGGCGTAGTTCAACGTGAACTCGCCCAAGTCATGATGGGCGACACCAATCAAAGCGGCGAACTCAATCTTGCTACCCAGCCTCCTGCAGTTATCTTGATGGCCGGCTTACAAGGTGCGGGTAAAACGACATCCGTTGGCAAACTCGCCAAGTGGTTGAAGGAGAAAAAGAAAAAGAAGGTTCTGACTGTTTCTTGTGACGTCTATCGTCCTGCTGCGATTGAGCAATTAGAAACTGTTACCAAGCAGGTTGGCGCTGAGTTTTTTCCGAGCGACATTAGTCAAAAACCAAATGACATTGCTGTAGCTGCCCTAGATTGGGCACGCCGCCATTACTTTGATGTGGTGATTGTGGATACCGCAGGACGTCTTGGTATTGATGAAGCCCTCATGCAAGAAATAAAAACTTTGCATGCCAGCCTCAATCCAATTGAAACCCTATTTGTAGTTGACGCCATGCTGGGTCAAGATGCTGTCAATACTGCTAAAGCCTTCCATGAAGCGCTCCCGCTTACCGGCGTGATCCTGACTAAGTTAGATGGCGACTCTCGGGGTGGTGCAGCCCTCTCCGTTCGACAGGTAACTGGTGTTCCACTCAAATTTATCGGCGTCGCCGAAAAGATGGATGGTCTAGAGGCATTTGATGCTGAACGCATGGCAAATCGCATTCTGGGCATGGGCGATATTCTGGCTCTAGTTGAGCAAGCTCAGCAACACGTTGACGTTGCCAAGGCAGAAAAATTAGCCAGCAAGATTTCTAAAGGTGGTTTTGATCTAGAGGATTTTAGAGATCAACTCATGCAAATGCAAAAGATGGGTGGCATGGCTAGTCTGATGGATAAGTTACCCAGCCAAATGGCACAAGCCGCCTCCAAAGCAAATCTCAGCAATGCAGATAAACAAACTACGCGTATGCGCGGCATTATTGATAGCATGACTCCTCGGGAGCGCAGAAAGCCTGAATTACTTAAAGCCAGTCGTAAGCGTCGCATTGCCGCCGGCTCTGGCGTAGAAGTGCAAGAGGTCAATCGCCTGCTAGCGCAGTTCGAGCAAATGCAAACCATGATGAAGCAATTCAAGGGTGGAAAAATGGCGCGCACCATGGCCACCATGGCTGCAAAAGGAGCCGCCAAGGGTATTGGCGGGCTCTTTAAGAAATAA